The Paenibacillus uliginis N3/975 genome has a window encoding:
- a CDS encoding DoxX family protein: MNMELGLLILRLVLGLSFIAHGAQKLFGWFGGYGPKGTGGWMESIGIKPGVTMAVLAGLMEFVGGLLFASGFLTILGAALIILAMLGAIVKVHGKNGYWATANGYEFNLLIIAVALAVALMGAGAYSLDAVIFN; encoded by the coding sequence ATGAATATGGAATTAGGATTGCTTATTCTTCGTCTGGTGCTCGGTTTGTCGTTCATCGCGCACGGTGCACAGAAATTGTTCGGTTGGTTCGGCGGTTACGGTCCAAAAGGAACCGGCGGCTGGATGGAGTCGATTGGCATTAAGCCTGGTGTCACAATGGCAGTGCTGGCTGGCCTGATGGAGTTTGTTGGCGGATTGCTGTTTGCATCCGGATTTCTGACAATCCTTGGTGCTGCGCTGATTATCCTTGCAATGCTTGGAGCCATCGTCAAAGTACACGGCAAGAACGGGTACTGGGCAACAGCAAATGGATATGAGTTTAACCTTCTTATTATAGCTGTTGCTCTGGCTGTTGCCTTGATGGGTGCAGGAGCATACTCGCTGGATGCCGTTATTTTTAACTGA
- a CDS encoding phosphotransferase enzyme family protein: MNKLEDLSVPVGVASRDGSYVLEVDTDEGYHRPYVTIMHWVEGEHLKEITDDHAFQMGLLMGKLHQATMDFNPPADFVRPAWDIDSFRTKMARLERYYSCFLSSEGWGLYQVAAEKIRSDLSAMSSNDDNYGLIHGDLHSGNIVFSEELPAPIDFGMCGYGYFLYDIAGALLELNPKLRRKYIQGYESIRRLERGYVRHLECFFVMVMIENYCHHSSDPRETSSLIHEQPYAQAYIRQYLNDISFLFEGIEPVMPGIPSVMDRNT, encoded by the coding sequence TTGAACAAGTTGGAGGATCTGAGTGTGCCTGTTGGAGTGGCCAGCCGTGATGGCTCTTATGTGTTGGAAGTGGACACCGATGAGGGATACCATCGTCCCTATGTCACGATAATGCACTGGGTTGAGGGAGAGCATCTGAAGGAGATAACGGATGATCACGCTTTTCAAATGGGGCTGTTGATGGGGAAGCTTCATCAAGCTACGATGGATTTCAATCCTCCGGCCGATTTTGTTCGGCCTGCATGGGATATTGACAGTTTCAGGACAAAGATGGCGAGGCTGGAACGGTATTATTCTTGTTTTTTATCAAGTGAAGGATGGGGTTTATATCAAGTGGCGGCTGAGAAGATACGATCGGATCTCTCTGCCATGAGTTCAAACGATGATAACTACGGCCTCATTCACGGTGATTTGCACTCGGGGAATATCGTGTTCAGCGAAGAACTGCCTGCACCGATTGATTTTGGAATGTGTGGATATGGATATTTTTTGTACGATATAGCAGGTGCGTTATTAGAGCTTAATCCGAAGCTTCGAAGGAAGTATATCCAAGGCTATGAGAGTATAAGGAGACTTGAAAGAGGCTATGTCCGGCATCTGGAATGTTTCTTTGTCATGGTTATGATTGAGAACTACTGCCACCATTCCTCAGATCCGAGGGAGACGTCCAGTCTGATTCATGAACAACCTTACGCCCAGGCGTACATTAGACAATATTTGAATGACATTTCATTTTTGTTTGAAGGGATTGAACCCGTCATGCCGGGGATTCCATCTGTTATGGATAGGAATACGTAA
- a CDS encoding CD3324 family protein: protein MKYINADEIFPAELLKEIQKYVHGGGIVYVPKPKGLRKKWGENTGSRTYLNHRNDKIRQQYSYGVTMNQLSDQFCLSIDSIKKIIYSKK, encoded by the coding sequence ATGAAGTATATCAATGCAGATGAAATATTTCCGGCAGAGTTGCTGAAGGAAATTCAGAAATATGTCCATGGCGGCGGTATCGTATACGTCCCTAAGCCGAAAGGATTACGCAAGAAGTGGGGCGAAAATACAGGAAGCAGAACATACCTGAACCATAGGAACGATAAGATCCGCCAGCAATATTCTTACGGTGTTACGATGAATCAATTGTCGGATCAATTTTGCCTGTCCATCGACAGCATTAAGAAAATCATTTATTCCAAAAAATAA
- a CDS encoding GGDEF domain-containing protein — protein sequence MSEVQWKDDRRSVWNRKIMNFYWAIVLVSLLADFVALFITTRYQVFDLSDILVLNMMIPFVIQLVIMGSSEFIIRWLKRESPYLIILTGTALSTVLIICNETVDGIKYLLLLPMIISLFFDKQRKLVFALVANAVVTTAFYTIKPVLLKLDDIYGLISYIFVMLGAFVILYELLNRGKEINRHLSKSMKSEQDLLIRTVIMDRQTKYDALTDMYNHKTFHEYLDNLIVQSDKYELPLQLAIIDIDNFKHVNDTFGHAVGDVILGRVSRVIKQAILSPDDITARFGGEEFAVIFTDKTPQQAFDTIERIRTQIETLSHHEMNGKNVTVSIGLASYRYGTGKAAIFSEADSMLYAAKRSGKNQTITQLQHTAV from the coding sequence ATGAGCGAGGTCCAGTGGAAGGATGACCGTCGGAGCGTGTGGAACCGCAAAATCATGAATTTTTATTGGGCTATCGTCCTTGTTTCACTGCTTGCGGATTTTGTGGCCTTGTTCATTACGACGCGCTATCAGGTGTTCGATCTGAGCGATATCCTCGTCCTTAATATGATGATCCCCTTCGTGATTCAGCTTGTGATTATGGGAAGCAGTGAATTTATTATCCGATGGTTGAAAAGGGAGAGCCCCTACCTCATTATTTTGACCGGCACCGCCCTCTCAACCGTCCTGATTATCTGTAACGAAACGGTGGATGGAATCAAATATTTACTCTTGCTTCCCATGATCATATCTCTGTTCTTCGATAAGCAGCGGAAACTAGTCTTTGCACTGGTTGCCAATGCTGTAGTTACCACTGCGTTCTATACAATTAAACCAGTGCTTCTTAAACTAGATGATATTTACGGGCTTATCTCTTATATATTTGTTATGCTGGGGGCCTTTGTTATTCTATACGAGCTTCTGAATCGTGGAAAAGAAATTAACAGACATTTAAGCAAATCCATGAAGTCAGAACAGGATTTGCTCATCCGGACGGTGATCATGGACCGACAGACCAAGTATGACGCCCTGACGGATATGTATAATCATAAGACGTTTCATGAATATCTGGACAATCTGATTGTCCAAAGCGATAAATATGAGCTGCCACTGCAATTGGCCATTATCGACATCGACAATTTCAAACATGTAAACGATACGTTCGGACATGCCGTAGGTGATGTGATCCTTGGGCGCGTGTCCAGGGTCATAAAGCAGGCGATTCTGTCTCCAGACGATATTACAGCAAGATTTGGCGGGGAGGAATTCGCCGTGATTTTTACGGACAAGACCCCTCAGCAAGCGTTCGATACGATCGAACGCATCCGGACACAGATTGAGACCCTGAGCCATCATGAGATGAACGGCAAGAACGTAACTGTTAGCATCGGCCTGGCGTCTTACCGCTACGGCACAGGCAAGGCCGCTATTTTCTCGGAAGCCGATTCCATGCTGTATGCAGCCAAACGTAGCGGAAAAAACCAGACAATCACACAATTGCAGCATACAGCTGTATAA
- a CDS encoding sigma-70 family RNA polymerase sigma factor codes for MEFEQELEVERAQKGSHEAFIHLTKPLELQMYNIAKAIVRQDEDCADAMQEAILKAYKSIANLRNPSFFKTWLFRILINECNTILRKRSNVVSLFGHEDAQSSTPNTDLNIDLREAVYRLEEVSRTIVILHYFRDLPLRQIAEMLDLNESTVKTRLHRARTTLSQWLANHRERKINV; via the coding sequence TTGGAATTTGAGCAGGAATTAGAGGTTGAGCGCGCTCAGAAAGGAAGTCATGAGGCGTTTATCCATCTCACAAAGCCACTAGAGTTACAGATGTACAACATAGCGAAGGCGATTGTCAGACAGGATGAGGATTGTGCCGATGCAATGCAAGAAGCCATATTGAAAGCCTACAAATCGATTGCTAATTTAAGAAATCCGTCTTTTTTCAAAACATGGCTGTTCCGCATCCTCATTAACGAATGCAATACGATTCTCCGCAAACGCAGTAATGTGGTATCCCTGTTCGGCCATGAGGACGCACAAAGCTCTACACCGAACACAGATTTGAACATAGACCTACGCGAAGCCGTGTACAGATTGGAAGAAGTGTCTCGAACAATCGTTATTTTACACTATTTTCGTGATTTACCTTTACGTCAGATTGCAGAAATGCTCGATTTGAATGAAAGCACTGTTAAAACACGTCTCCATAGAGCCCGGACAACGTTGTCACAGTGGCTGGCTAATCACAGGGAAAGGAAGATTAACGTATGA
- a CDS encoding serine hydrolase domain-containing protein, whose protein sequence is MTNRLMSRIENVQKNNSFSGTILVKHKNDALVHAGYGHANRAEQLNNHTGTRYGIASGCKIFTATAICQLVEEGKLSLATRLSECLDVEFPHFNENITIHHLLTHTSGVPDYFDEEVMDDFEELWIERPMYHMRRLHDFLPLFQDGHMKFAPGERFHYNNAGFILLGLIIENVSGLKFTDYVQSHIFDKAGMTDSGYFALDALPGNTATGYVDLEDGTWKTNMYSLPVQGGSDGGAFVTAEDMLRFWDALMNRKLLGETLTTKLLTPHAESEDGDFYGYGVWIGKKDESVFKYHVMGYDPGVCFHSAYYPASDIKLAVCANISMGAFDMMREIEDELLNYRSYCNP, encoded by the coding sequence ATGACTAATCGTTTAATGTCACGTATCGAAAATGTTCAAAAGAACAATTCATTCTCCGGAACGATCCTTGTTAAACATAAGAATGACGCTCTTGTCCACGCCGGCTATGGTCATGCCAATCGGGCAGAACAATTGAACAATCATACAGGTACACGTTACGGTATTGCATCCGGATGCAAAATTTTCACAGCCACTGCCATTTGCCAGCTTGTAGAAGAAGGTAAACTTTCTTTGGCTACCAGGCTGAGTGAATGCCTTGACGTAGAGTTTCCTCACTTCAACGAGAACATCACGATACACCACCTTCTGACGCACACATCCGGTGTACCTGATTATTTTGATGAAGAAGTAATGGATGACTTTGAGGAATTATGGATTGAGAGGCCTATGTACCATATGCGCCGATTGCACGATTTCCTGCCGCTGTTTCAAGATGGGCATATGAAGTTTGCGCCGGGCGAACGGTTTCACTACAACAACGCAGGGTTCATCCTGCTTGGATTAATCATCGAGAACGTCAGTGGTTTGAAGTTTACAGACTATGTACAATCACATATTTTTGATAAGGCAGGAATGACGGATTCCGGTTATTTCGCACTCGATGCCCTTCCAGGAAATACGGCAACCGGTTACGTTGATCTTGAAGACGGTACGTGGAAAACAAATATGTATTCGCTGCCGGTACAAGGTGGTTCTGACGGTGGGGCTTTTGTTACAGCGGAAGATATGCTCCGATTCTGGGACGCGCTTATGAACCGCAAGCTATTAGGAGAAACACTTACTACAAAATTACTTACACCTCATGCCGAAAGCGAAGACGGTGATTTCTACGGTTACGGCGTATGGATTGGAAAGAAAGACGAAAGTGTGTTTAAGTATCATGTGATGGGCTATGATCCTGGAGTGTGCTTTCATTCGGCTTACTATCCTGCTTCAGACATCAAGCTTGCGGTATGCGCCAATATCTCTATGGGCGCCTTCGATATGATGAGGGAAATAGAAGATGAACTGCTGAATTATCGTTCCTACTGCAACCCTTGA
- a CDS encoding DUF1801 domain-containing protein — MYELKTKQTDNSVLEFIENVDNPKKREDAYKLLDIFTDTTGYEAKMWGPTIIGFGAYHYKYESGHEGDAPLVGFSPRKAKISLYFATGNTEREALLKDFGKHTAGKACVYINKVADIDTEVLKALINQSVDFLKKTYPNQ, encoded by the coding sequence ATGTACGAGTTAAAGACGAAGCAAACAGACAACAGTGTTCTTGAGTTTATTGAAAATGTCGATAATCCCAAAAAACGTGAGGACGCGTACAAATTGCTGGATATTTTTACGGACACAACAGGTTATGAGGCGAAGATGTGGGGACCGACCATTATTGGATTTGGTGCCTATCATTATAAATATGAATCCGGTCACGAAGGCGATGCGCCGTTGGTAGGTTTTTCACCCCGTAAGGCCAAAATCAGCTTATACTTCGCAACCGGTAATACAGAGCGTGAGGCTTTGTTGAAGGATTTCGGAAAGCATACAGCTGGAAAAGCGTGCGTGTACATTAACAAGGTTGCGGATATTGATACGGAAGTTTTAAAAGCGTTGATTAACCAGTCCGTAGATTTCCTGAAAAAAACGTATCCGAATCAATAG
- a CDS encoding BlaI/MecI/CopY family transcriptional regulator has product MNQIPSITDAELEIMRVLWTNPDCPSSEVVKQMTDQMGWSPNTTRTLLSRLVQKEAAGAKLETNSKRTQLFYPLISEQEYLRSETKSFMKKLYGGALKPMLANFLEDKKLNAQEIEDLKALFDENGSYGEPEKRDTR; this is encoded by the coding sequence ATGAATCAAATACCATCGATTACGGATGCAGAACTGGAAATCATGCGCGTCTTATGGACAAATCCGGATTGCCCATCTAGTGAGGTCGTAAAGCAAATGACGGATCAAATGGGTTGGAGCCCGAATACGACCCGGACGCTCCTCAGCCGATTGGTGCAGAAGGAAGCGGCGGGGGCGAAGCTGGAAACGAACTCGAAGCGTACCCAACTGTTTTATCCTCTCATCAGCGAGCAGGAATACCTACGATCCGAAACCAAATCCTTTATGAAAAAGCTGTATGGCGGGGCATTAAAGCCGATGCTGGCCAATTTCTTAGAGGATAAAAAGCTGAATGCGCAGGAAATCGAAGATCTGAAGGCTCTATTTGACGAAAACGGCAGCTACGGTGAACCGGAAAAGAGAGATACGAGATGA
- a CDS encoding DUF4179 domain-containing protein, giving the protein MNNDLTHELEQLKQEVQELPKMIRSRLDSTYQSLEEGSHLNQKKQSVRKKRRFAGILAATAASTLLIIGSGFISPVMAETLKNIPVVGSLFIKAGDEGLKKASKQGLTTHANQSVTHEGTTLSISELLYDGSRISMVLTRETSDGKNETFRDWWDHIDDKNQASYIRFFVDDKELNVGYTMSYTGEDAKNSTIITLSPDSLPDEFKWNVVIWDIKTEQQFKLIIPVKKNTTNNVILKPEELKSHDNINMTIKKLEITPATMRLELTITGKPGQDIKEIEEAIPSQYKIMGSIDINYDVMNDKGELAGSIGGNGYGSDGIYEYTFMFEPFRALPQSITIKPYVQKGEQKEYIPELEFQLSVPK; this is encoded by the coding sequence ATGAACAATGACCTTACTCACGAGCTTGAGCAGTTAAAACAAGAAGTGCAGGAATTGCCTAAAATGATCCGGTCACGTCTCGACAGTACTTATCAAAGCTTGGAAGAAGGTTCGCACCTTAATCAGAAAAAACAATCCGTACGAAAAAAACGGCGTTTCGCTGGCATCCTGGCCGCAACTGCCGCATCAACATTGCTTATTATCGGATCGGGTTTCATCTCCCCTGTGATGGCCGAAACGCTTAAAAATATACCGGTTGTTGGTAGTCTTTTCATAAAGGCAGGGGATGAAGGCCTTAAAAAAGCAAGCAAGCAGGGACTAACAACGCATGCAAATCAGAGTGTAACTCATGAAGGAACTACACTAAGCATTTCAGAGCTGCTGTACGACGGAAGCCGCATTTCCATGGTCCTGACGCGAGAAACTAGTGATGGTAAGAATGAAACGTTTAGAGATTGGTGGGACCATATCGATGATAAAAATCAAGCGAGTTATATACGATTCTTTGTAGATGACAAAGAATTAAATGTTGGCTATACAATGTCTTACACAGGCGAGGATGCAAAGAATTCTACCATCATAACCTTGTCTCCAGACAGCTTGCCTGATGAATTCAAATGGAATGTCGTGATCTGGGATATAAAAACCGAGCAGCAGTTCAAACTCATCATTCCGGTTAAAAAGAATACAACGAATAATGTGATTCTGAAGCCGGAAGAACTAAAATCACATGACAATATTAATATGACGATCAAGAAGCTCGAGATAACCCCGGCTACGATGCGGTTGGAACTAACGATTACAGGTAAACCAGGACAGGACATCAAAGAAATTGAAGAAGCGATTCCTAGTCAATATAAAATAATGGGTTCCATTGATATTAATTATGATGTAATGAATGATAAAGGCGAACTTGCCGGATCCATCGGTGGAAATGGATACGGATCCGATGGTATTTATGAATACACCTTCATGTTTGAGCCATTCCGGGCTCTACCGCAATCGATCACCATTAAACCGTACGTTCAAAAGGGTGAGCAGAAAGAATATATACCAGAACTTGAATTCCAGTTGTCTGTTCCAAAATAA
- a CDS encoding M56 family metallopeptidase has translation MSPSLHASLLSFFEWIIRGSFMAGILIVLVLILQFLMKNKLEARWKYLLWVPVVIRLLLPWAPESSLSLYNVFSLEGIVPSIHQQTQGSSFWHNLWKGSGAESAAHVEQSFIVERNSLIRETGEAPIPPRESGNTQKTYFWWSGFKQIGFTSILMSVWLAGVLLLAAKTVYDHLRLKQALRAGRSIETPLLSALFHETKQLLGVKRKVRFVASESIPGPAVVGFYKPAVVISPNLLVTLKKEQIQYILAHEFAHIRRWDVAVNWIMHIILILHWFNPLLWLAVHKARQDQEMACDACMLDRMSSEQNNAYGQTIIHVLEYFSGNHHQPGLAGLSATHKQMKRRLTMIKHFNKKSYRLSILGMTMILALGSVTLVNAKESDAKSDPQAASVQLEQDSKSAVNNQLNYSLPKEIMASSENLESYKKEHEKAVKKAAEAAKAIPAEEKKLIESEINRVKELTQESGDMYVLYHKYKDLNSGLDLSYWGGIDHYTSYEDYLKKASTLEGSILEHPSNLPEGYKFSKARIEGPTEGKFIDEVRAEGKKSGKPIYVKKIDWKEAATIRLEYTNGKDILAISKYTLDSEGSKKKGFFEDDFPAHIYPKYVFWHTDKFEYSISTTTDMPKEQKIEILKAAVKE, from the coding sequence ATGAGTCCTTCATTGCATGCAAGTTTATTATCTTTTTTTGAATGGATAATCCGTGGATCATTCATGGCCGGTATCCTGATTGTCCTTGTCCTCATCCTGCAATTTTTAATGAAAAACAAGCTCGAAGCCAGATGGAAGTATTTGCTTTGGGTTCCTGTAGTAATCCGCTTGCTGCTTCCTTGGGCACCGGAATCTTCGCTTAGCCTGTATAATGTTTTTTCTCTTGAGGGCATAGTACCCAGTATTCATCAGCAAACTCAAGGTTCGTCGTTCTGGCATAATTTGTGGAAAGGATCAGGGGCCGAGAGCGCAGCTCATGTAGAGCAATCTTTCATAGTAGAGAGAAACAGCCTTATAAGGGAAACGGGGGAAGCGCCAATTCCGCCTCGTGAATCAGGAAACACGCAGAAAACGTACTTCTGGTGGAGCGGGTTCAAGCAAATAGGCTTCACCAGTATACTGATGTCGGTTTGGCTTGCGGGTGTGCTGCTTCTTGCAGCGAAAACGGTATACGACCACCTTCGATTGAAACAAGCCCTGCGCGCAGGCCGCTCTATTGAAACGCCTCTTTTATCGGCATTGTTTCATGAGACGAAGCAGCTATTGGGCGTGAAGCGTAAAGTGCGGTTTGTGGCGTCGGAGAGCATTCCCGGACCTGCCGTGGTCGGTTTTTATAAACCTGCGGTTGTTATTTCCCCTAATTTGCTTGTCACGTTGAAAAAGGAACAAATTCAATATATTTTGGCACATGAGTTCGCCCATATACGGCGCTGGGATGTGGCGGTGAATTGGATCATGCACATTATTCTGATCCTTCATTGGTTTAATCCATTATTATGGCTTGCCGTACATAAAGCAAGGCAGGATCAAGAGATGGCCTGCGATGCATGCATGCTGGATCGGATGAGCTCGGAGCAAAACAATGCATACGGGCAAACGATCATCCATGTGCTGGAATATTTTTCAGGAAACCATCATCAGCCGGGGCTTGCCGGCCTGTCCGCCACGCATAAACAAATGAAAAGGAGACTTACAATGATCAAACACTTTAACAAAAAATCTTATCGCCTGTCCATTTTGGGGATGACGATGATTCTGGCGCTTGGCAGCGTGACGCTGGTTAATGCTAAGGAAAGCGATGCAAAGAGCGATCCACAAGCGGCTTCCGTTCAATTGGAACAGGATTCAAAATCCGCTGTGAATAATCAGCTGAATTATAGCCTTCCTAAGGAAATCATGGCTTCTTCGGAGAATCTTGAGAGCTACAAGAAAGAACACGAAAAAGCTGTTAAAAAAGCAGCGGAAGCAGCCAAAGCTATACCTGCAGAGGAAAAAAAGCTTATCGAAAGTGAGATCAATCGAGTTAAGGAGCTAACCCAAGAGTCGGGTGATATGTATGTCTTGTATCATAAATATAAAGACTTGAACAGCGGACTTGATCTAAGCTATTGGGGAGGGATAGATCATTACACCTCATACGAGGACTACTTGAAAAAAGCTTCTACTTTGGAGGGCTCCATCTTGGAGCACCCTTCAAATCTCCCAGAGGGATATAAATTCTCCAAAGCGAGAATTGAAGGTCCAACAGAAGGAAAGTTCATTGATGAAGTAAGAGCCGAAGGTAAAAAGAGCGGAAAACCGATCTACGTGAAAAAGATAGATTGGAAAGAGGCGGCAACCATCCGTCTTGAGTATACGAACGGAAAAGACATATTAGCCATTTCTAAATATACATTGGATTCAGAGGGAAGCAAGAAGAAAGGTTTCTTTGAAGATGACTTCCCGGCGCATATCTATCCAAAATATGTTTTTTGGCACACCGACAAATTCGAATACAGTATTTCAACCACCACAGATATGCCTAAGGAACAAAAAATTGAAATTCTGAAAGCAGCGGTAAAGGAATAA
- a CDS encoding methyltransferase domain-containing protein has product MKEKLAKNINIYRKEKGLTQEGLAQILGITYQAVSKWETAQTMPDISILPALSQVLGVSVDKLLGYVSSDKPITIYEQEYKTPEYYWGLEPSRTCYQVLELMPPTRHLKLLDIGCGEGKDAVFFARNGYDVTAFDVSDAGIEKAKRLADKIGVPIHVFKADILDHRLDCSFDIIYSSGVLHYIKPDYRDEIFSNYKQFTNPNGIHVFNVFVNKPFIAPPPENEPNAYKWISGELLTHYHDWLIQDSSEVIFDCNSSGIPHQHAMTKMIARKKPS; this is encoded by the coding sequence ATGAAAGAAAAACTGGCTAAAAACATTAACATTTATCGTAAAGAAAAAGGATTAACACAGGAGGGGCTTGCACAGATTCTCGGGATCACCTATCAGGCGGTGTCCAAGTGGGAAACGGCTCAAACGATGCCCGACATATCCATTTTGCCGGCATTATCTCAGGTGTTGGGGGTGAGCGTCGACAAGCTTTTAGGATATGTTTCGAGTGATAAACCAATCACTATTTATGAGCAAGAATATAAGACACCTGAATACTATTGGGGACTTGAGCCGTCACGAACATGCTACCAGGTGCTTGAACTGATGCCGCCAACAAGACATCTGAAACTGCTGGACATTGGCTGCGGTGAGGGGAAGGATGCCGTGTTTTTTGCCAGGAATGGATATGATGTAACTGCATTTGACGTCTCTGATGCCGGTATTGAGAAGGCGAAGCGACTTGCAGATAAGATCGGTGTACCTATTCATGTTTTTAAAGCTGATATTTTGGATCACCGATTAGATTGCAGCTTCGACATTATCTATTCTAGCGGTGTTTTGCACTACATCAAGCCAGATTACAGGGATGAGATTTTCAGCAATTACAAGCAATTTACGAATCCGAACGGTATCCATGTATTTAATGTTTTTGTGAATAAACCGTTTATAGCTCCACCACCTGAAAATGAACCGAATGCGTATAAGTGGATTTCCGGAGAATTGCTTACGCATTATCATGACTGGTTGATCCAAGACAGCTCCGAAGTAATATTCGACTGCAATTCATCCGGTATTCCGCACCAGCATGCGATGACAAAAATGATTGCCCGCAAAAAGCCTAGCTGA
- a CDS encoding amino acid ABC transporter permease: protein MDFIGAYSWPNLRYLLHGFLITLQVAGLSIVFSFVIGTLLGTVRYTRAPVISRLTAFVVDIIRNLPLLLIIFFIGIVLPQTGIKIPVFWAAVIGLSIFEGAMVAEIVRSGLVSVDKGQIEAARSSGLSYFQTLRHVVMPLALRRMSPPLVSQFISLLKDSSLAVIISLPELMHNIQILSGSNYRYVIPALLLASVLYFTVNYLLSIAARRLEARQP, encoded by the coding sequence ATGGATTTTATCGGTGCATATTCCTGGCCCAACCTGCGTTATCTTCTGCATGGGTTTCTGATTACGCTGCAGGTTGCCGGCTTGTCTATTGTGTTCAGCTTCGTGATCGGAACCTTGCTTGGCACTGTACGATATACCCGTGCACCTGTCATTTCTCGCCTCACCGCGTTTGTTGTAGACATCATTCGTAACCTTCCGCTCCTGTTAATCATCTTCTTCATCGGAATTGTTCTGCCACAAACGGGTATAAAGATTCCCGTGTTCTGGGCTGCAGTGATCGGTCTTAGTATCTTTGAAGGGGCCATGGTGGCAGAAATTGTCCGTAGTGGTCTGGTGTCTGTCGATAAGGGACAGATTGAAGCTGCCAGGTCTTCTGGTCTAAGTTATTTTCAGACACTGCGGCACGTCGTGATGCCTCTTGCCTTGCGCCGTATGTCTCCTCCACTGGTGAGTCAATTTATCTCTCTGCTGAAGGATTCGTCCCTTGCAGTCATCATCTCCTTACCGGAATTGATGCATAATATACAGATTCTGAGCGGATCAAACTATAGGTACGTCATCCCCGCGCTCCTTCTGGCTTCCGTGTTGTATTTCACTGTTAATTATTTGCTGTCCATTGCCGCAAGACGCTTAGAGGCCAGACAACCTTAG
- a CDS encoding DUF6376 family protein — MKLRWLGITLALILLSGCSLVEEVNNSLDYTEQATSFINEASQFAGSIPDLAQEAVSNSNAMEKLTEQLDNMKARISEFNGLEAPAFAKDIHEQLAGYNETLSQQIDDYKEQIQNGVTDFKNTEMSQTLDKIQETMDQIRSLAP; from the coding sequence ATGAAATTAAGATGGCTCGGCATTACACTTGCGCTCATTCTGTTATCCGGTTGTTCCTTGGTAGAGGAAGTGAACAATTCTTTGGACTACACAGAGCAAGCCACCTCGTTTATTAACGAAGCGTCTCAGTTTGCAGGCAGCATCCCTGATCTGGCACAAGAGGCCGTGAGCAATAGCAATGCTATGGAAAAGCTAACCGAGCAGTTGGACAACATGAAGGCCCGCATCTCTGAATTTAACGGGCTGGAAGCTCCTGCGTTTGCCAAGGACATTCACGAGCAGCTTGCAGGCTACAATGAAACGCTAAGCCAACAAATTGACGACTACAAAGAACAAATCCAAAATGGCGTGACCGATTTCAAAAACACGGAAATGTCCCAAACACTGGACAAAATTCAAGAGACGATGGACCAGATACGCAGCTTAGCTCCCTAA